TGGCGGTCGAGACCCCCGCCGAGCTGCGCACCACCCTCGGCGCCGGCACCCTCGAGGAGGCCTTCCTCCGGCTCACCGGGGCCGACGGCGACTCCGACCTGCGGCCGCTGCTCCGCGCGCTCGAGTGACCGACGCCTGGGCCGGCTACCGGCCGGTGCCGCGGCTGCTCGGGGTGCGGGCGAGGATGGCGGTCAACGCCTGCCTGCGCGCCGGTCCCGAGCAGCGGGGCCGCACCCTCATCCTCGCCACCGTGGCGGTCGCCTGGTGGCTCGGCAGCCACCACCTCGCCGCCGCCATCCTCGGCGCCGGGGCGCCGTCGCCGGGCAGCCTCGAGCTCTCCGTGGCGGCGGCCCTGGCCACGCTGTGCGGGGTGGTGGCGGTGACCTCGGTCAGCTTCGCGATCAGCGGCCTGTACTTCGCCCGCGACCTCGAGATGCTCCTGGTCGCCCCGCTGGCGCCGCGGGCGGTGCTGCTCGCCAAGCTCTGCGTCCAGCTGGTCACCGGGGTCGGGGTGGCGGCGCTGCTCGCCGGCCCCTGGCTGGTGGCGTACCTGTCGGCGGTGGGGGCCCTCGCCGCCCTCCCGGTGGTGGCGCTCGCCGCCGTCGCCCTCGCCGCGCTGCCGCTGGCGGCGGGCACCGCGGTGACCATCGCCACGGTGCGGGTGATGCCGGCGCGGCGGGTGCGCGAGGCCGCCGCGCTCCTGGTCACCGGCACCGTGTTCACCGTCACCGCGGTCAACGTGGTGCTGCGCACCCCCGACGGGATGCGCTCCACCACCCCGCTGGCCCTCGACGCCCCCGGTCGGGGCCGGGTGGCCGACCTCGCCTGGCTGCCCACCGGCTGGGCGGCGCGGGCGGTGGTGGCGGCGGCGCGCGGCGAGCTCGCCACCGCCGCCCTGCTGACCCTGCTGCTCGCCGCCGCCGGCGCAGGCGCGCTGCTGCTGGTCTCGCGCCTGGGCGAGGCCGCGTTCGTCTCCGGCCACCAGCGCAGCACCGAGGCGGGGGAGGGGAGGCGCCGCCGTCCCAGCCGCACCCGGCTGCTCCGGCCGGGCGCCGAGGGCGGCCCCCGCACCGTCTGGGTCTCCATCGCCCGAAAGGACCTGCGCGAGCTGCGCCGCGACGCCTCGCAGCTGGGCCAGCTGGTGCTGCCCGTCGCCCTCTTCGCCCTCTACATCGCGGTGCCCGGCCAGGCGCCGGCGGCGGGCGCCGCCACCGCCCGGCTTCCCGCCTGGTTCGCGGTGGCGCTCACCGCCGGGTTCGCATCGCTCTTCGCCGCCTCCGGGGTGGCGCTGCGCGGGGTCGGGGCCGAGGGCCGGCGGCTCTGGCTGCTGCGCACCGCGCCGGTCCGGGCCGGCCAGGTGCTGCTCGCCAAGTTCTCGGTCGGGCTGTTCGTCGCCGCCGGGCTCGGCCTCGGACTGCTCGTGGTCGGGGGCCTCCGCGAGCACCTCCCCGCCGCCGAGGTCGGCCTCGCCGGCCTCCGGCTGCTGGTGATCATCGCCGGGCTCGTCGCCCTCGCCACCGGCCTGGGGGCGGTGCGGCCGCGGCTCGACTGGACCGATCCCCGGCGCAGCGTCGGCATCGGCCAGAGCCTCGGGTTCCTCGCCCTCGGCTCCGCCTACCTGGCGGTCTGCTTCACCGTGCTCGCGCTCCCGTACGCGCACGCCCCCCTCGGCTCCGGCGCACTCACCCCCGGCGACGCCGCTGTGGTCGCGATCGCCGCGGGCACCGCCGGGCTGGCGCTCCGGACCGGCGTCGCCCGGCTGCGGTCGATCGAGCTCTGAACCGGCTGGAGGCCGCCGCGGCCGGGCTGCTGGAGGGCGGCCTCGGGGCCGGCCCGCCGCCCTCCACCGCCCGGGCACCGGGGCGCTGCACCCTGGTGGGCGAGCACGTCGACTACGCCGGGGGACGGGTGCTCTGCTGCCCCGTCGATCGCGCTGTCGGGGTGGCGCTGCGACCGTCGGCCGACCGCGTCTGGCGGCTGCTGAGCGGCGAGCGCCGGGTCGAGCGCGCCGCCGCCGAGCCGGCGGGCGACCTCGGCGACCGCGCCTTCGCCCCCGCGGTGGTGCTCGCCGCCACCGGGATCGCCGTGCCCGCCCTCGAGGTCGCGGTCGCCGCCGACCTCCCCGAGGCGGCGGGGCTGGCCTCCTCGGCGGCGCTCTGCTGCGCCGTGACCGTGGCGCTGCTCCGGCTGCTGGGCGAGCGTCTGACCCCCCGGCGCCTCGCCGAGGTGGCGCTGGCCGCCGAGCGGGACGTGGTCGGGGTGCCCTGCGGCCCCCTCGACCAGCGTGCCGTGGTCGGCCTTCCCGAGGGCGGGGCGCTGCTCCTCGACTGTGCCGACGGCTCGGCCGCGGCGGTGCCCTGGGGCCTGGAGGGGGCGGTGCTGGTGGCCTGCGACAGCGGCGAGACCCACGACGTCGGCGGCGCCGGGTACCGCCGCCGCCGCGCCGAGGCCGAGGCGGCGCTCCGCGCCCTCGGGGTCCCGGGGGTGCGCGGGCTGGACCCCGCCGCGGTCGAGGCGGCGGGGCTGGCGCCGCCGCTCGACCGCCGCGCCCGCCACCTGGTCGGCGAGACCGGACGCGCCGCCGCCGCCGCCGCCGCCCTCGCCGCCGGCGACGCCGCCGCCCTGGGGGCGCTGATGTCGGCGAGCCACGCCTCGCTGCGCGACGACTACGAGGTGAGCACCGCGGCGCTCGACGCGGTCGTCGCCGCCGCCCTGGACGTCCCCGGGTGCCACGGCGCCCGCATCGTCGGCGCCGGCTTCGGGGGCACCGCCGTGGCCCTGGTCGCCGAGGCCGCCGCCGGGCGGTGCCAGGCGGCGATGGAGGCGGCGGTGCCGGGCTCGAGGGGGGGCTGGCGGCTGGCCCACGCCCCCGGCCTGGCGGTCACCGCCGTCGACGTGCTGGCTGGCTGACGTATCCGTCAGCGAACCGGCGGAACCCTATACTCGCGGCGATGGTCGGCACCCTCAGGGGCCTCGCCGGCTGCGCGCTGGGATACTCGGTGGGCTCGGTCCCCGTCGGGCTCTGGCTGGGGCGCGCGGCACGAGGTCTCGACGTCCGTGAGCACGGCAGCGGCAGCACCGGTGCCACCAACGTCTCGCGCGTGCTCGGCCCCGCCGCCGGGGCAGCGGTCTTCCTCCTCGACGTCGGCAAGGGCGCGGTGGCGGTCGGGGCGGCGCGGGCGCTGGGCACCGGCTCGGCCGGCCAGGCGGCGGCGGGGCTGGCCGCGGTGGTCGGTCACTCCTGGCCCGCGCTCGCGCACTTCCGCGGGGGGAAGTCGGTGGCGACCGCGTTCGGCGGCCTGATCGTGCTCTCCCCGCCGGGTGC
Above is a window of Candidatus Dormiibacterota bacterium DNA encoding:
- a CDS encoding galactokinase family protein — translated: MEGGLGAGPPPSTARAPGRCTLVGEHVDYAGGRVLCCPVDRAVGVALRPSADRVWRLLSGERRVERAAAEPAGDLGDRAFAPAVVLAATGIAVPALEVAVAADLPEAAGLASSAALCCAVTVALLRLLGERLTPRRLAEVALAAERDVVGVPCGPLDQRAVVGLPEGGALLLDCADGSAAAVPWGLEGAVLVACDSGETHDVGGAGYRRRRAEAEAALRALGVPGVRGLDPAAVEAAGLAPPLDRRARHLVGETGRAAAAAAALAAGDAAALGALMSASHASLRDDYEVSTAALDAVVAAALDVPGCHGARIVGAGFGGTAVALVAEAAAGRCQAAMEAAVPGSRGGWRLAHAPGLAVTAVDVLAG
- a CDS encoding glycerol-3-phosphate acyltransferase, whose translation is MVGTLRGLAGCALGYSVGSVPVGLWLGRAARGLDVREHGSGSTGATNVSRVLGPAAGAAVFLLDVGKGAVAVGAARALGTGSAGQAAAGLAAVVGHSWPALAHFRGGKSVATAFGGLIVLSPPGAGAAVAGGMTALLTTRIVSVGSLAAAGSATAGTAAAWALSGPRTGGAQRRCSRAAAFGFTAAATGIIVLRHSPNLRRLLRGEEPRMVLAGRSRADARSVTNA